The genomic segment GTCTAATTCATCCCATTCCTTATTGTCGCTGAACACATCCATTGCACGAAAAGCCTCATAAGTAGAAATGCCGGCCTTCTTAAACTGCGGGTCATTATGCATAAGCTGCTCAGCTTCCTGAACTCTTTTGTGATAGCTCAGCTTGAACTGTTCGAATTCCGTTTCATCAAGCTCCAGCCCATATTGCTGCTGCATCTCGATGACAACCTTATACGCATCTTTATCAGGCCTGCCGTTCGGAAAATATTCAAAATAAAACTGGATGTACATCAAATAAAAAAGGACGTTCAGTACAGCGACTAACACGATTATTTTCAGGCTAAAAAGCTTTTTCATTTCGTGAAGGATGATCCCCACAGCTGCACCTCCGATTTAATGAATATTTTGGCGTTTAAATTGCTTTAGGCGCACGTAACAGAGTGCAGCGAGCACAATGGCCCAGCCGCCTGCGGTTATCCATTCCCAATCCCGGACCATATTGAACGCCCCGCCTGCCGTGAACCATATATGCGGATTAAGCATGAGTTGAAAGGGAGTGAAGCCCGCATAAAATAGCAGCTCCGAGCTCGTCGGTATGACTCTTCCTAGCAGCAGCAGGCTGCCAAACAGTACGGCAAAGCTTCCATATACAAGGTAGCTGCTGTTGATAAAGGAGCCGAGAACAAAGGCCAAGGCAGCGAAAATCAGCTGAAGCCCATACATGAGTGCTACAGCGCAGCCCAAATACTTGCCGAACGATAGAACGTGCCAAGTGAGAAATGGAAAGGCCATGCCTGGCTCCCAGGTGAAAAAGCTGCTGATCGGCACCTGCCACAGTCCCTTGTAGCTGAAAGTGAGAAAATAGGCGGAAAGGGTGACGCCAGCCAGTATAGTTGTCAGTGCAGCGGCAGCAGCAAGCGCGGCAAGCAGCTTGTCCGTTTGCAGCTTTCGTCCATGCTTGGCTGCATAAACCAATAAATGCGTATGCTGCTCAAATTCATTTTTGCTTAAGAAGACAGAAAGGAGCACGGCTAAAATCATTAGCTCGAACAGCAGCATCCTGAGCAGGCTTTTAAACAGCATCGAATGCGTTCCATACAGCTTGCCATCGAAAAATAAATGCTTATATTCACCGCTTGCCTCAAGCTGCTGAAGCCGTATGCCCAGCCCGGAATAACGCTCTTTCAATGCAATGGCAGCTTGCCCGCTAAGGCCATACAATTGAATTTGACCTTCAGCCATCTGGCTCGTATCCAGCTTGGCATAGGCTTCATCGATGCTCTGCATTCTCGCAGCATAATGCTGCAAAATGCTCAGCCGATGAAAGCTGGCGATTTCAGATTCCAGAAATAGGCCCGGTTGCTGATAAACAACTTCGTTCAAATTATCATAAGCGAAAAAATCATCCGGCTGCGCATTTACTTTTCCTGCACGTTCATTCGTCAGCGTGTTCATTTCTGCGAGCTGCTGCTGCTCATATTGTTCAAGCTCAGCCAGCATCTGATTGGTTATGCGCACACCGAATTGTCCAGCCATTGTGTTCAGTACCGCCATATCCTGGCGCTTATACGCCTGCTGCATAATGTACAGCAGATTGAACGCGAGGAAGAGGGCGAGCAGCGCTAAAATAACCGGAGACAGCAGCGCTTTTCTGAGCTCATAGCGCCAGATAATCACCCTCATGGCGTTTCATCCGCCTGTGCCTCATCCTGGTAAATATAAATAAACACATCCTCCAAATTGGGAATAGCCATTGTCCAATTCGGCTGCGGGTCGCCGCGGCCAATAAAACGGATTTTTAGCCTTCCCTGCTCCTGCCGCTCCGAGATGGACAAATGCATGTCCCGAAAGTGGTCAGCTTCCTCATAATCGACGGTCGTTTCGTATACCATTCCCTCAAGCAGGCGGCAAATGTCCGCGATGGGGCGTTTGTGCAGCACCCGCTTGTCCTTGATCATAATAATTTCATCGGCAATCGACTCTACATCAGAGACGATATGGGTTGATAAAATGACGATGCGATTGCGGGCAAGCTGCGCCAGCATATTGCGAAAGCGAACGCGTTCCTTCGGATCAAGCCCTGCGGTTGGCTCGTCAAGGATGAGAATGCGCGGATCATTCAGCATCGCCTGCGCAATGCCGACGCGCTGGATCATGCCGCCGGAAAACTTGCGCATTTTTTTATCCATGACATCCTCCAGCGCAACGAGCTTCAGCAGCTCGGCTATTCGCGGCTTGGCATCGGATGCGCGCATGCCTTTCAGGGCGGCGATGTACAGCAAATATTTGCGCGGGCTGTAATGCTTGTAATAACCAAATTGCTGCGGAAGATAGCCGAGCTGCTCGCGATAGCGCTCATCCGCTTTAATAATATTTTCACCGTTGTATAAAATTTCGCCTTCGCTTGGAAACAGCAGCGTGACGAGCATTTTAATAAGCGTTGTTTTGCCAGCGCCATTTGGGGCAAGCAGTCCATATACGCCATTCGTAAATTCAAGATTAATGTCCTCCAGCGCGCTAAAGCTGCCGAAGCGTTTGGACACCTGCTGTACAGTCAGCATCTTAAATAGCTCCTTCCGGATTTTGCAGTTTTCGCAATTGGTTTAGGTTTTTGATATATAGCGTCCCGCAGACAGCTGTTAAAAGCAAATAAACGGAGACAGGAATCGTTTGAAGCAGCTGTATATACCCTGTGCTAAACAAAGCCTTCAATCCGATATTGCCAGCAAACCAGAGCGAGATCAGGGCGTATTTCGTTATGTCCGAGCGAATGCGTAGTATGATATACAGAAAAACAACGGAAAATAGAAACAGTGACGAAGCTGACAGCGCCAGCGCAAACAGCAGGTGAATGTGCTGAAACATAGCGGAAGCAGCAAGCACGAGTGCTACATTCAGCGCCAAACAGATGAGGCTAAAAGCCAGCATCCGCAGCGAAGCAAGCTGATACACATTGTATTTGCACACCATTTCCGTTTCATACGTATCGCTATGCTTGCGGCGAACGAAGAAGAGGGTGGATACAAGGAGATAGAGGACGGGCGACCCAATAAAGATAGCGGCATAAATATCCTCCTCTATGACCTGCGAATGGCTTGATTCTAAAAATAGGGCGAATAGTATAAGCAGAGAGCCGGCAGCAAGTGCAAAGGCAATTTCCGTCCAGTCATGAAACATATAACGAAAGCCAAGACGGGTATACATTAAGCGCAAGTAGGCTGAGAAGGTTTGCTTCGGCACAAGCCCCCGTGCCACAATCAGATTGATTTGCTGCTCGATTTCCTGCTCGCTTGGCAGCTCAACCGTCTCCGTTTTATCGGTTTTCATCGTAATCGTCTCCCAATCTGTTTTTCAGCTTTCTGAGCATCGTATAATATTTCGTTTTGACGGTCGATTCCGGCATATGCAGCAGCGGCGCAATGTCGGCAAACGTATATTCGGCGAAAAATTTGAGCCGGAAAATATGCTGAGCGGCAGCATCCATCTCGTTTACAAGCTGCAAAACAGCTTCGACCTGTTCTTTTTGCTCAATTTTCAGCGTGAAATCAACCTCCTCGGCGATTTCTTCATCCATCGCTGTCGTCCGTTGATCGTAGCGATAGTACCGCGAGCGGTAATAGTCGACGATCCGGTTCGTCGCAAGCTTGTACAGCCACGCCCGAAAGGAACCCTTGCCTCCGTCATAGTGCCCGATCGCCTGCAGCATATGGATGAAGATGTCCTGTGTGAGATCCATGGACAGCTGTTTATTCGTCGTCTGTCTATACACATAGCTGTACAATTCTTTGTAATAATGGCGGACCAGCGCGTTCGCTGCTGCCTCGCTTGATTGTTTTTGGATTTGCTTAATCCATGCTGCTTCCGTCTCCATGCGCCCTCTCTTTTCCTAAATCGTTAAGTTGCCAGTCAGTTTTAAATATAAGCATTTATAAGTTTTCACGTATAAATAGGGCTTATATTTCTCCGACAAAGCTCTTCGCTCGTCCTAGAAGGACGACGAAGTCGTTTTTGCTTGGCCGCTTATTTATATATTCGTAGTGTAGCGTAAAATAGTTTGGCTGAAATAAATCTTTTCCAGCCCGCTTGACAAAGCGCTGCAGGCTTCGCGTATGAAATCAGGCGGAACTTCCAATGCTTTTGTTGTATAATGGGAAATATATGAAGACACTTTTAAAGGAAAGCGGCGCATAAATTGGCTAATGGGGAAAGAGGCAGATACGAATGAAGATATGGGATATGCCAAAGTTGCCGGCACCGGAGCAGCTGGAGAAGCAGATGCGCATACTCGCTGCGCTGGATTTGATGATGTGCGAGGAAGAATGGCTACGCGTTCATCGTTATGATTCCGCATGGTCGGATGATGAAACGATGGGCAGCTTGAACAATGGGTCTGGCGATGTTGTATTTGTTGTTTTTGCACCGGAAGGGGCCATTATCAAAGGCTTTGACCATGAATCCCCTTATAGCCCGCATGCGCAGGAGGAATACGGCACTTGGCCGGGCATTTATGATGAGGTGCCTGAGGCGCTGCTGCATCGTATACAGGATGTGGCATTCACCCATGAGGATGTTACCTTTTGCATATGGTGGGAAAATGGAAATTCCGCGTGGCACAGCAGCGAATATGAGCAGCCGGATGGTTGGGAAGATGGTGCGAATTTTCTTCTAGGCTATTTGTGCGATTCCCCAGAGGGCTATCAGGAGTGGGCGCAAGGCTACTTTGAGGAGGAGCTGGATTTGGCAGCCGTGAGCGCGGTTTTCGAAGGTGCTGAAATAACAAAAGAACTCATCGCCAGCCTGAATCCGGAGCGAGACGCTGAGGAAGCTCTTGAGGAACTGGAAGCGCTTGGCCTTCTGGCCCTTTCATAAGGAATGAGTGGGTTTACAGCTTGACCTTAGTATATTATAATCGTCACTGACAAGTAAATAAAACTCGCTGTGAGACTAATGAGAACAGCCGCTGGATTGAGTATATAAATTCCAAATATGGGGTGTATACATTCTTTCTGTCGGCTTTTTTTAATTTATAGCCGTTGAAATCGTTTACAGCTTCATAGCCTTCACAGTAATCCGGGCAGCCGTGAATGATTGCGAGTAGGGAGGGAACAAGCATGCAGCCGAATACGGTCATTCCGGCCATTCGGAATTTCAAGGAATTAGAGCAGGCGCTTGCCTCGCCGCAGCCCATCTTATTTTTGCTAGAGGGAGAGCTAATCCAATTGCAAGGCATTGCGGATGCGGTGCGAGGCGCGGGGAAAAAGCTGTTTTTGCATCTGGATATGGTCAAAGGCATTAAGGACGATGAGGCATCTATTCATTATTTAGCCAAGGCGATCAAAATTGATGGCGTCATCAGCACGAGAACATCCAGCCTTCTGCTTGCCAAGAAACACCGGCTGGCAGCTATTCAACGCGGATTTCTCATTGACTCGCATTCGGTCAAGACGATTATTAATACGGCTGCGCATGTGAAGCCCGATTACATCGAGCTGCTGCCAAGCTTCGCCCACTCTATGGTCGGCACAATCAGGCAGGAGACGAATACGGAAATTATTTTGGGCGGCTTTGTGCATACGCGTGAGGATTTGCCCGCTTTGTTCGGTTCTGGTGCTATTGCGGTTTCATCCAGTAATGCGGCGCTATGGAACATGTAAATCAGGAGGTTATTGAATTGATGGAAAAATATATATTGGCGCTCGATCAAGGCACGACAAGCTCGCGGGCTATTTTATTTAATAAAAAAGGGGAAAAGGTTCATACGGCCCAGCAGGAGTTTAAGCAGTATTTTCCAAAATCAGGTTGGGTCGAGCATAACGCCAATGAAATTTGGGGCTCTATACTGGCCGTCATTGCCGCCTGTTTGTCTGAATCAGGCATTAAAACGCAGCAGATTGCTGGAATCGGCATTACGAACCAGCGTGAAACGGCGATTGTATGGGATCGCGAGACGGGAATTCCGATTTACAATGCCGTCGTCTGGCAATCGCGCCAAACGGCAGAGATTTGCGAGCAGCTTAAGGCTGATGGCCACGAGCCGTTGTTCCGCAGCAAGACGGGCTTGCTTATTGATGCTTATTTCTCAGGCACGAAGGTAAAATGGATTCTTGACCATGTGGAGGGCGCGCGGGAGAAGGCTGAACGCGGCGAGCTGATGTTCGGAACGGTCGATACGTGGCTGATCTGGCGCCTGTCCGGGCGCAAAGTCCATGTGACGGATTATTCCAATGCATCGCGCACACTGATGTATAACATTAACGAGCTAAAATGGGATGAAGAGCTGCTGGAGCTGCTAACCGTACCAGCTAATATGCTTCCAGAAGTACGTCCTTCCTCTGAGGTATACGGCTATACCGATGAATATCACTTTTTTGGCTGCAAAATTCCGATCTCCGGCATTGCAGGCGACCAGCAAGCGGCCTTGTTCGGTCAAGCCTGCTACCAGGAAGGCATGGCAAAAAACACTTACGGCACAGGCTGCTTCATGCTGATGAACACGGGTGAAAAAGCAGTGGTGTCCGAGCATGGCTTGCTGACCACAATCGCTTGGGGGATAGACGGCAAGGTTGAATATGCACTGGAGGGCAGTATTTTTGTAGCAGGCTCTGCTATTCAATGGCTGCGGGATGGCTTGCGCATGCTGCAAAATGCGACGGACAGCGAGCAGTACGCCGCGCGTGTCGATTCAACAGAAGGCGTTTATGTCGTTCCGGCGTTTGTTGGACTAGGCACCCCTTATTGGGATAGCGACGTGCGCGGGGCGGTATTCGGGCTGACACGCGGCACGACCAAGGAGCATTTTATTAGAGCAACGCTTGAGGCGCTCGCTTATCAGGCGCGCGATGTGCTTGCGGCTATGGAGGCTGATTCTGGGCTAACGCTGAAAACGCTGCGCGTCGATGGCGGAGCCGTGAAAAATGACTTCCTCATGCAGTTCCAGAGCGATATTCTCGGCGTTCCAGTCGAGCGTCCGGTCAATGCAGAGACGACGGCACTGGGCGCTGCCTATTTAGCGGGACTGGCGGTAGGCTTCTGGACCAGCCGCGAGGAAATTATGGAGCAATGGCACAAGGAGCGGGCATTCCAGCCGACCATGGAGGAAGAGCGTAAAGAAAAGCTCTATACCGGCTGGAAAAAAGCAGTTAACGCCGCGAGGGCGTTTAAATAATAGAACGGCCCCCTGGTTTCCGGGGCAGTCATAAATAGGGGCAATTCCTGCTGTCATGTAAGATGACTTTAGGAATTGCCCTATTTGTTTTACGGGAGTATTAGCCCATTTCCCTTCTAGCGAATACGGCCCAGCCGGCGGCGTAAAAGCATAGCATATAACCGGACAGAATGATCAATGAAAATGGAAGCGTAACACCTTCTACTATGGGGGTGCCTGTAAAATAAGCCTCAAGATTCAAATGAGAAAACAAAAAGTATTTTGCAAATTCCGGTTGAATTCGACTTAAGAAGGCAGAGATCATATTGCCGCCAAACAAGATGAATACAGAGAATGCAATGGCGAGAGAATTGCTTCGAAACAGTATAGAGATGACAAATGCCATAGTGACAATAACGCAAAGGGTAATTATTTTTAATCCATAGGTTAGGAGCACATGCATAAACATAGGGATGTGTTCATAATTTTGTTTATCCTTTGAAAATATGAATGGCTCTGAAGCGCCATCGGCCCCAAATAAAAGGGCTCCAATAATCCAAGATGAAAGAAAAATCATACAGATAAGCAAAGCAGAGAACATAAGGACGGAACAATATTTCGCTAACAATATTTTATAGCGGCGAACTGGACGGATGAGCAGCAGCTTCATGGTGTCCCATTTAAATTCACTAGCTACGGTATCACTGGCAACAATAAGCGTGAATAATGTGACGAACGGAAGGAAATTGGAAACTAGGCTTAAAAATTTCCAAGATGTCATGCGATCCGGAGACACTCCATTTTCCAAGGCATATTCGTTACGTTGAATTTGTGAATTTAAATAGGGAAGAACATCCTCTGGAGCTTCCTTCATTTGTTCTATTAACAATTGATTTTCTTCGTGTATCACGGTTTTCCAATCGTCTGATTGAGAATCGTTCCTTTTATCGATATTAAACAGTGCCGTCATAATAACAATGATTACAAAAATGATAGCCATGGCCCATACCATGGGACGGCTGTATATTTTAATTTGCTCTGCTCTTATAAGCCTTATCAATGGAAGCCTCCTCTGTCAAGCTCATGAACTTGTCTTCCAGGCTAGGCTGTTTGCTTTGCACAGCATATACATGGATCTGATGATGAATAAGGAGATAAAGCATTTCCGAAATTTCTTCGCGAAGCAACAGGAAAACCAATTCGGATTCCTCTACCTTGAGCAAGTTCGACGTTCGTTCATGCTTACGAAGCAATGGTAACGCTCGTTCGGTTGAGTCTATCTCTATTGTAACGACTTGCCTAACGTTTTCTGTTTTTTGCATGGATTCAATCGATTTGACTTCACCATCCACTATAAACGCAACACGATCACAAATCATTTCCATTTCATTTAACAAATGGCTTGAAATAATGACGGTTTTGTTCTGCTCCTTGGTCAAATGATGAAGATAATCTCGGAACTCCTTCATACCGACAGGATCCATGCCATTAGTTGGCTCATCCAGCAAAATAAGGTCGGGATTATGAAGCAGCGCCTGGGCTAGTCCGAGCCTTTGTTTCATCCCTAGCGAGAAGGTTTTCACTTTTTTTCTTGCAGCTTCTTGCAGGCCGACGACTTTTAAAATTTCCAAAATGCTGTTTTTATCTGGTTCCTGTTGGCTGTAGAGAGAAAAATGAACTAGATTTTGATAAGCAGTTAAAAAAGGGTACATATGCGGAGTTTCAATGATAGCCCCGATATGTTTTGCGGCGAGAACATGATTTTGATTAGCATTTATTCCATTAATATATATAGAGCCTTGTGTTGGAAATATCAGGTTGGCAATTAGGCGAAATAGCGTTGTTTTACCTGCTCCATTGGGCCCGAGTAATCCGAAAATTTCGCCTCTTCTTACCTCAAGTGAAATATTTTGCAATATGCTTTTTCCCCGAATGGTCTTGCTCAAATTTTCGATTTGCAATGGATGAATGGTCACTGGGTTCCCACCTGGTTCAATGTAATGGATTGTCGTATTACACGTTTACTTACTAAAGCGGTTTTGCGGTTTTTATAGTAAGCTTCATATGTATTACGGTTGAAAAAATTGAGTTCTTTTAAATTGTAGACATTTACTATAAAAGACTTATGCGATCTTACAAACATATCGGGCAATATGCTCATTAAATCTTTCAAAGAGACATACACATAAATTTCCTGTGTATCCGTGTGAATCAAGGTTTTTTGTCCAATACGCTCAATAAAAATAATTTCAGACAGGTCAAGGTAAACAATCTGATCTCTTTTCGCAATAATCAGTCGATTAAGCACTAATTGAATATTCATCATTAACTCCTAAATATTAGCTATTTTTTAGAGAAAAAACATAATATAAAGACGCAATTTCATGAACTTCAAATCGAGAGTCGAATATTTTGAATGTAATATGATTGGATTTCGGCGGTATTAGCCCGTCTGGTACAGCTTCAGCAACGATCTGTCCATTTAAAGTGAAGCGGACAGCTTTATCAGCAAAATCTTTTTTAATCCAAATTTCTGCATTGTGTTTTTTATATAAAAATTGTGGATTGGTTTTGATTTTTGTTTTTTTCTCGCAAACGAACTGATCTTGACCAATTTGTACATGCCATTTTTCTGTTACAAGCGTTTTTATTGTGTTTATTTCTTTAATATCAACGAGTAGATTGTTATCTTCATCGTAGGCATGTACATTATTCACCATATTATCGAATAAATAATTCATGAGCTTCTGTTTCTTATTTGAGTAATAACGCTGCATACTCCCAACAGGGCTGCCGTTCTCATCTTCTAATATGGACGATGAGGTACTCAGCCTTAGAAAAGGTAAAGTCGTTTTATAAATCATCGGACACCCTTCTTATTGAACTAGAATGAGCAACAGCCTATTAGATACATAAACCTCAAAAAAAGCTGCGGCGAAAAGCGTGACAAGAGCCGTTGGAATCGTTTTCTTAACAGTCGCCCAATAGAAGCTTTTCAATTGTTCATAAGAGATTTTTTTTCTGAAATATGAAGTTAAATAATATAGATGATCGATTGTAAAAAGAAAGACGATAAGACAGGCGATCCATTCCAAAACACCGTGTGAAAATGAAGTGCTGTAATAGAGTAAAGGAGAGATAGATAACGCATGCCAGCCTGTGCCCATACCGAAAATCGCTTTTAATATAAGCAATGGGGATAAACCCGTCAAAGAAAGCATGAACCAGATTAATAGATTGATACTATTGAAAACAAAAATAAATAGAGCATCATTGAAGCCTAGCTGATTTATTTCATGATGCTCAGATTGTCCTGGCGAAAAAAAGCCGATTAGAAAAAAAATAAAGGACAACATGCAGAAAAATAAAATCAATTTTTTTCGAAAATTCATCATTTGAATTACCCTTCATTGGATATAGAAGCATGGCCGAACTATGAAGCCGCTTGCGATTTTGTGGATAATTGATATGCGTTAATAATGCTGTATATCCAGATAATAGGGTATATAAAAATACCGACAACGACGGAAATAAGTAGAATAGAAATAAATTCAACAACAAGCAAAATAATTCCCTTTTTTACATATCCTAAATATAAATGTCCAAGACCCGGATAAATAAAGGAAAGTAATATAGCTAACCATGGTTTTTTCAACCTATACACCTCCTTTCATCTTGAAATTAATAATAACAAAAATGCCCAAACTAATCAATATTGATTATTTAGAATGGTTTATTTACCATTACGTATTGGTAAATGATTGTTTTAAGTATCAAACTTACTAGTTCGAATAAGTTCGAAAAAAATTAGTAATAATCAGGTTACGATGTGTTTGTAGTTAAAAACATATTTTTTAGGAGGAAATTGGATTATGTTATACAATGCTTTTACTGGTACGTCGAG from the Paenibacillus sp. BIHB 4019 genome contains:
- a CDS encoding ABC transporter ATP-binding protein, coding for MLTVQQVSKRFGSFSALEDINLEFTNGVYGLLAPNGAGKTTLIKMLVTLLFPSEGEILYNGENIIKADERYREQLGYLPQQFGYYKHYSPRKYLLYIAALKGMRASDAKPRIAELLKLVALEDVMDKKMRKFSGGMIQRVGIAQAMLNDPRILILDEPTAGLDPKERVRFRNMLAQLARNRIVILSTHIVSDVESIADEIIMIKDKRVLHKRPIADICRLLEGMVYETTVDYEEADHFRDMHLSISERQEQGRLKIRFIGRGDPQPNWTMAIPNLEDVFIYIYQDEAQADETP
- the glpK gene encoding glycerol kinase GlpK produces the protein MEKYILALDQGTTSSRAILFNKKGEKVHTAQQEFKQYFPKSGWVEHNANEIWGSILAVIAACLSESGIKTQQIAGIGITNQRETAIVWDRETGIPIYNAVVWQSRQTAEICEQLKADGHEPLFRSKTGLLIDAYFSGTKVKWILDHVEGAREKAERGELMFGTVDTWLIWRLSGRKVHVTDYSNASRTLMYNINELKWDEELLELLTVPANMLPEVRPSSEVYGYTDEYHFFGCKIPISGIAGDQQAALFGQACYQEGMAKNTYGTGCFMLMNTGEKAVVSEHGLLTTIAWGIDGKVEYALEGSIFVAGSAIQWLRDGLRMLQNATDSEQYAARVDSTEGVYVVPAFVGLGTPYWDSDVRGAVFGLTRGTTKEHFIRATLEALAYQARDVLAAMEADSGLTLKTLRVDGGAVKNDFLMQFQSDILGVPVERPVNAETTALGAAYLAGLAVGFWTSREEIMEQWHKERAFQPTMEEERKEKLYTGWKKAVNAARAFK
- a CDS encoding LytTR family DNA-binding domain-containing protein, which produces MMNIQLVLNRLIIAKRDQIVYLDLSEIIFIERIGQKTLIHTDTQEIYVYVSLKDLMSILPDMFVRSHKSFIVNVYNLKELNFFNRNTYEAYYKNRKTALVSKRVIRQSITLNQVGTQ
- a CDS encoding glycerol-3-phosphate responsive antiterminator translates to MQPNTVIPAIRNFKELEQALASPQPILFLLEGELIQLQGIADAVRGAGKKLFLHLDMVKGIKDDEASIHYLAKAIKIDGVISTRTSSLLLAKKHRLAAIQRGFLIDSHSVKTIINTAAHVKPDYIELLPSFAHSMVGTIRQETNTEIILGGFVHTREDLPALFGSGAIAVSSSNAALWNM
- a CDS encoding ABC transporter permease; translated protein: MIRLIRAEQIKIYSRPMVWAMAIIFVIIVIMTALFNIDKRNDSQSDDWKTVIHEENQLLIEQMKEAPEDVLPYLNSQIQRNEYALENGVSPDRMTSWKFLSLVSNFLPFVTLFTLIVASDTVASEFKWDTMKLLLIRPVRRYKILLAKYCSVLMFSALLICMIFLSSWIIGALLFGADGASEPFIFSKDKQNYEHIPMFMHVLLTYGLKIITLCVIVTMAFVISILFRSNSLAIAFSVFILFGGNMISAFLSRIQPEFAKYFLFSHLNLEAYFTGTPIVEGVTLPFSLIILSGYMLCFYAAGWAVFARREMG
- a CDS encoding ABC transporter ATP-binding protein — translated: MTIHPLQIENLSKTIRGKSILQNISLEVRRGEIFGLLGPNGAGKTTLFRLIANLIFPTQGSIYINGINANQNHVLAAKHIGAIIETPHMYPFLTAYQNLVHFSLYSQQEPDKNSILEILKVVGLQEAARKKVKTFSLGMKQRLGLAQALLHNPDLILLDEPTNGMDPVGMKEFRDYLHHLTKEQNKTVIISSHLLNEMEMICDRVAFIVDGEVKSIESMQKTENVRQVVTIEIDSTERALPLLRKHERTSNLLKVEESELVFLLLREEISEMLYLLIHHQIHVYAVQSKQPSLEDKFMSLTEEASIDKAYKSRAN
- a CDS encoding sigma-70 family RNA polymerase sigma factor, encoding METEAAWIKQIQKQSSEAAANALVRHYYKELYSYVYRQTTNKQLSMDLTQDIFIHMLQAIGHYDGGKGSFRAWLYKLATNRIVDYYRSRYYRYDQRTTAMDEEIAEEVDFTLKIEQKEQVEAVLQLVNEMDAAAQHIFRLKFFAEYTFADIAPLLHMPESTVKTKYYTMLRKLKNRLGDDYDENR
- a CDS encoding stage II sporulation protein M; this encodes MMNFRKKLILFFCMLSFIFFLIGFFSPGQSEHHEINQLGFNDALFIFVFNSINLLIWFMLSLTGLSPLLILKAIFGMGTGWHALSISPLLYYSTSFSHGVLEWIACLIVFLFTIDHLYYLTSYFRKKISYEQLKSFYWATVKKTIPTALVTLFAAAFFEVYVSNRLLLILVQ
- a CDS encoding sugar ABC transporter permease, which codes for MKKPWLAILLSFIYPGLGHLYLGYVKKGIILLVVEFISILLISVVVGIFIYPIIWIYSIINAYQLSTKSQAAS